The Microcoleus sp. bin38.metabat.b11b12b14.051 genome contains a region encoding:
- a CDS encoding Uma2 family endonuclease, whose protein sequence is MTAITLNLNSIIQITSEQFYQLCEEHPELKLERNANGELIVMPPTGGETGKSNSKFNLQIGLWNEQTELGEAFDSSTGFTLPNKADRSPDASWVEKSRWEALTPQQREKFIPLCPDFAVEILSPTDSLKKTQEKMQEYIENGCRLGWLINRKKREIEIYRPAQAVEVLQSPLTLSGENVLPGFVLNLQKIWN, encoded by the coding sequence ATGACTGCTATCACATTAAATCTCAATTCCATTATTCAAATAACTTCCGAACAGTTTTATCAACTGTGTGAAGAACACCCTGAATTGAAACTAGAACGCAACGCCAACGGAGAATTAATCGTCATGCCACCAACCGGAGGAGAAACAGGGAAAAGCAACTCAAAATTCAACTTACAGATTGGACTTTGGAACGAACAAACCGAACTCGGTGAAGCCTTTGATTCCTCCACAGGATTTACTCTTCCCAATAAAGCCGATCGCTCTCCCGATGCGTCTTGGGTAGAAAAATCCCGCTGGGAAGCTTTGACACCTCAACAAAGAGAAAAATTCATTCCCCTCTGTCCCGATTTTGCTGTGGAAATTCTCTCCCCGACCGACAGCTTGAAAAAGACTCAGGAAAAAATGCAAGAATATATAGAAAATGGCTGCCGTTTGGGTTGGCTGATTAATCGCAAAAAACGAGAAATTGAAATTTATCGCCCCGCTCAAGCAGTCGAAGTTTTACAATCTCCTCTCACACTTTCCGGGGAAAACGTTTTGCCGGGGTTTGTTCTGAATTTGCAAAAAATTTGGAATTAG
- a CDS encoding restriction endonuclease subunit R — protein sequence MVQTIQAKNVTLAELKTLFNLQLVTDDQFFREWQDELPEITDFQKRQLDQIKAGYFNLLEYPPMLEKTISLSIVSPLLFAGEFYLHPFYIKPEKSVEISAEDEGAIIKGSLDTLVLKEQLWLMVIESKRVSFSMEAGLAQILAYMLANPNRDRPSYGAIATGGSFIFVKLVNGESPRYSTSKGYLTRNPGNELYDVLRILKRLSQIAASN from the coding sequence ATGGTTCAAACAATTCAAGCTAAAAACGTCACATTAGCCGAATTAAAAACACTTTTTAACCTGCAACTTGTCACAGACGACCAGTTTTTTCGAGAATGGCAAGACGAGTTACCCGAAATCACCGATTTTCAGAAACGACAGCTAGATCAGATTAAGGCGGGTTACTTCAACTTGCTTGAGTATCCGCCGATGCTGGAAAAAACCATCAGTTTGTCGATCGTCTCTCCGCTGTTATTTGCTGGCGAGTTTTACCTGCACCCATTTTACATTAAACCGGAAAAATCTGTGGAAATTTCCGCAGAAGATGAAGGCGCAATCATCAAAGGCAGTCTCGACACTTTAGTTTTAAAAGAGCAGTTGTGGCTGATGGTAATCGAATCGAAACGAGTTTCGTTTTCCATGGAAGCGGGGCTGGCGCAAATCTTAGCTTATATGCTAGCAAACCCCAATCGCGATCGCCCGAGTTACGGCGCGATCGCTACAGGCGGCAGTTTCATCTTTGTCAAATTAGTCAACGGAGAATCACCGCGATATAGCACATCTAAGGGGTATCTCACTCGCAACCCCGGTAACGAACTTTATGATGTACTCCGCATCCTCAAACGCCTGAGTCAAATAGCTGCTAGCAATTAG
- a CDS encoding CHAT domain-containing protein gives MKTQRAVRSILAAIPIAGFLILDFSPHLLFLKANSSGWLVVAISPQPQIAAAQSSIVPAPDGTGTAIAPGAARYDIQGGTGSRDGANLFHSFTRFNLNSGETANFLSNPNIKNILGRVVGGDASLINGLIQVSGGNSNLYLMNPAGIIFGANARLDVSGSFFATTATGIGFDNHWFNGTGANDYAALVGGPNVFAFGAQSGSIVNAGDLAVGTGQNLTLLAGTVISTGKLEANGGQITVAAVPGGNLVRFSQNGLLLNLEVAPAAGVSGAAAIPFSPQSLPRLLSGPGVAEATGITTNDRGEVVLTGNQTVPVGAGTALISGTVSVSAKGGAGGSANVLGDRVGLLGARIEADGPAGGGTVRIGGDYRGQGTVPNARMTYVDGKSSIAANATHSGNGGRVFVWADNTTSFLGRISATGFSTTASSGGTGGFVEVSGKQRLIFNGTVDTSGTNGLGTLLLDPENILITDSQEAAGDATVIANSNILATGTPSGQQQNNSEPSLTISRRALESLSGTANVVLEALNDIKIADLADNKLSFAATTGSVTLRADADRSGVGVFSMNARDTISTRGGAIAISGSQITAGNLSSNGGNISLISPGTTVAGNVSASNPSTGNSGNILLEGLNVTAQKIEASGSKSAATVTLSARSILGVNSIAGGSGNITLTGNEINLKGDKNSVSGTGFLVLQPWNPAQNIAIGGTGTLGTNIYLNLTANNLETLQNGFAGITIGRSNGSGSILIANDVTFYDPLIIQSPTGLGTITTRNSLTGADNASITLKADGNIATGNITTNNQEIRINSTTGNVTTNQLRTASNRTISTSVNSSPVVRSRAGDISVTAEGTVTVGAIDTKGDRGGNVTLTGTAGVTAGAIQAGGSETGGNITLTGNEIDLTGGRNSIASNGNLVLQPATPSQNITLAGADVTEALDLTAAELNSLQNGFASIAIGRADGSGSIAIAPAATRGQNATAAPAVTFQDPTTIRSPESTGAIVGTGAIVGIDNASIALLGGSVAVGDVTSTAGINITSSLGNVSVGTVSSRSASGAAGDINIRSAGSVAAGNVNAFGGRSGGDISIAAPGQIVAGVINSGSQSGSAGSSKITGQKDVEVVSIKANGNTGGDVAIQAGGLFRAAGTGTAAERASSVSISTDGQVRSGSLTLLQSACQSGNCATSSVATGNSKSNSTTTTSAPLLGLPIPTPTTTTVTLKTTGNSPQIVTETPAVSAPKSSTANVASEAAAATVEAPSNATTTGLVLGSPSVLKDNLGAPAATENGSTATIAQKPGSASNAETIGNNIRVPEISRSSAIGQISPIDAVQKREKIQGQEFERYFGSSLVQKSITPQTIRDTLSSVSRLTGVKPAIVYVWAKENHLELVLLLPDGKNVFKSVSASRETVLQVAKEFTNAVRTPRRLTADDYKEPARELYQWLIAPLQPELEANKIDTLVFSMDAGLRTLPLAALFDGKQFLVEKYSLGLIPSLSLTDTRYADVKGSEVLAMGASNFPAKYDQNPLPAVPLEISTIVDKIWPGSSFLNEAFTLANLKDKRNQPQYKIIHLATHGDFQPGGAENSYIQFWDTKLRLNQLSELKLSNPQVELLVLSACTTAVGDEQAELGFAGLAVHAGVKSALASLWYVSDAGTLGLMTEFYQQLREAPIKAEALRLAQLAMLRGEVRLQDGYLVRSGNNQALPLPPELAARGDRNLSHPYYWAAFTMIGSPW, from the coding sequence ATGAAAACTCAACGTGCTGTGCGCTCAATTCTGGCAGCAATACCCATTGCCGGATTTTTGATATTAGATTTTTCGCCCCACCTCCTGTTTTTGAAAGCCAACAGCAGCGGATGGCTAGTTGTGGCAATTTCTCCTCAACCCCAAATTGCAGCAGCACAATCATCTATTGTTCCAGCACCAGACGGCACGGGAACCGCGATCGCCCCGGGCGCAGCTCGCTACGACATTCAAGGCGGCACAGGTTCCAGAGATGGAGCAAATCTGTTTCACAGTTTTACTAGGTTTAATCTGAATTCTGGCGAAACTGCCAATTTCCTCTCCAACCCAAACATTAAAAATATCCTCGGCCGCGTTGTCGGCGGCGACGCTTCCTTAATTAACGGTTTAATTCAAGTTAGCGGCGGCAATTCTAACTTGTACCTGATGAACCCCGCAGGGATTATTTTCGGTGCCAATGCCAGACTAGACGTTTCCGGGTCTTTTTTTGCTACCACAGCTACGGGTATCGGTTTTGACAACCACTGGTTTAACGGTACGGGGGCTAACGACTACGCGGCACTCGTCGGAGGGCCGAATGTTTTTGCTTTTGGGGCACAGTCAGGGAGTATTGTCAATGCGGGTGACTTGGCTGTGGGAACCGGGCAAAATTTGACTTTGCTCGCCGGGACGGTAATCAGTACCGGGAAACTTGAAGCGAACGGCGGTCAAATTACGGTGGCGGCCGTTCCGGGGGGAAATCTGGTGCGCTTCAGTCAAAACGGACTTTTGCTGAATTTAGAAGTTGCTCCGGCTGCGGGAGTGTCCGGTGCTGCGGCTATTCCCTTTTCTCCCCAGAGTTTGCCTCGGTTGCTATCGGGGCCTGGGGTGGCTGAGGCTACTGGTATAACTACGAACGATCGCGGTGAAGTTGTACTCACAGGCAATCAAACAGTGCCTGTAGGTGCAGGAACTGCCCTGATATCGGGTACTGTAAGTGTTTCTGCCAAGGGGGGTGCAGGAGGTAGTGCGAACGTGTTGGGCGACCGAGTAGGGCTGTTGGGAGCGAGGATTGAGGCGGACGGGCCGGCTGGTGGCGGTACGGTGCGGATCGGGGGAGATTACCGAGGCCAGGGTACGGTGCCTAATGCCAGGATGACTTATGTGGATGGCAAAAGTTCGATCGCAGCCAACGCCACGCACTCAGGTAACGGCGGCAGAGTTTTTGTCTGGGCGGACAACACCACATCATTTTTGGGCAGGATCAGCGCGACGGGCTTTTCGACAACGGCCAGCAGCGGGGGTACGGGCGGGTTTGTGGAAGTTTCCGGCAAGCAAAGATTGATTTTTAACGGTACTGTCGATACCTCCGGGACAAACGGTTTGGGGACTTTGCTGCTCGATCCGGAAAATATTTTAATTACAGATTCCCAAGAAGCTGCGGGGGATGCGACTGTTATTGCTAACAGCAATATTTTGGCAACCGGAACGCCATCTGGACAGCAGCAAAACAATTCTGAGCCTTCGCTGACAATTTCAAGAAGAGCTTTGGAAAGTTTGTCTGGAACTGCAAATGTGGTTCTCGAAGCGCTCAACGATATCAAAATTGCCGATCTGGCAGACAATAAGTTGAGTTTTGCAGCAACCACTGGCTCGGTAACATTGAGAGCAGATGCCGATCGCAGCGGTGTCGGCGTTTTTTCGATGAATGCTAGAGATACAATTAGCACTCGCGGAGGCGCGATCGCTATTTCTGGAAGTCAAATAACGGCTGGTAATTTGTCGAGCAACGGCGGAAATATTAGTTTGATTAGTCCGGGAACAACCGTTGCAGGCAATGTTTCTGCATCGAATCCCAGCACCGGCAACAGCGGGAATATTTTGCTCGAAGGCCTCAACGTCACCGCCCAAAAAATTGAGGCCAGCGGCTCTAAATCGGCAGCAACTGTAACTTTGAGTGCTCGGAGCATTCTAGGAGTTAATTCGATCGCCGGAGGCTCGGGAAATATTACCTTGACGGGTAATGAAATTAATTTGAAAGGCGACAAAAATTCCGTCAGCGGTACGGGATTTTTGGTACTGCAACCTTGGAACCCTGCTCAAAATATTGCGATCGGCGGTACGGGAACACTTGGGACTAATATCTATCTGAATCTGACAGCAAACAACCTCGAAACTTTGCAAAATGGATTTGCTGGAATTACGATCGGGCGCAGCAACGGTAGCGGTTCGATTTTGATTGCTAACGATGTCACATTTTATGACCCGCTGATTATTCAATCACCGACGGGTTTGGGAACAATTACTACTAGAAATTCTCTCACAGGTGCAGATAATGCCTCAATTACTCTGAAAGCTGACGGTAATATTGCCACGGGAAATATCACTACCAACAATCAAGAAATTCGCATCAATAGCACTACTGGTAATGTCACCACCAATCAGCTACGCACGGCTTCTAACCGCACCATCAGCACTTCAGTCAATTCTTCCCCAGTTGTGCGCTCTCGGGCGGGTGATATTAGCGTTACCGCTGAGGGTACGGTGACGGTAGGGGCGATCGACACCAAGGGCGATCGCGGGGGCAACGTCACCCTGACTGGGACTGCCGGAGTCACCGCGGGGGCGATCCAAGCTGGAGGCTCCGAAACAGGCGGAAATATTACTCTGACGGGTAACGAAATTGACTTGACGGGCGGCAGGAATTCGATCGCCAGCAACGGCAATCTGGTGCTGCAACCGGCAACTCCGTCTCAGAATATTACCTTGGCCGGTGCGGATGTAACTGAGGCTTTGGACTTGACTGCCGCGGAATTGAACTCGCTGCAAAACGGGTTTGCTTCGATCGCGATCGGGCGTGCGGATGGCAGCGGCTCGATCGCGATCGCTCCGGCGGCAACCCGAGGGCAAAATGCGACGGCAGCCCCGGCGGTGACTTTTCAAGATCCGACGACGATTCGATCGCCCGAGAGCACTGGTGCGATCGTGGGAACAGGTGCGATCGTGGGAATTGATAACGCCAGCATCGCTCTGCTGGGCGGTAGTGTGGCTGTTGGGGACGTTACCTCGACGGCGGGGATTAACATCACTAGCAGTCTGGGTAACGTCTCTGTCGGTACGGTTTCATCTCGATCGGCTTCCGGGGCGGCGGGCGATATCAACATCCGCAGCGCCGGTTCGGTAGCAGCGGGCAACGTCAATGCTTTTGGCGGCAGAAGCGGCGGAGATATCTCGATCGCGGCGCCGGGCCAGATCGTGGCAGGAGTGATCAATTCCGGTTCGCAGTCGGGAAGTGCCGGTTCGAGCAAGATTACCGGGCAGAAAGATGTTGAAGTTGTTTCGATCAAAGCTAATGGCAATACCGGCGGCGATGTGGCAATCCAGGCTGGGGGCTTGTTTCGGGCTGCCGGAACCGGAACGGCTGCCGAACGCGCCTCTAGCGTCAGCATTTCTACAGACGGACAGGTGCGATCGGGTTCTCTGACTCTGCTACAAAGCGCCTGCCAGTCGGGAAACTGCGCTACCAGCAGTGTTGCGACGGGAAACTCGAAATCTAACTCTACCACCACAACTTCGGCGCCGCTGCTGGGCCTGCCGATTCCAACACCCACTACCACCACCGTGACACTAAAAACTACGGGCAATTCTCCACAAATTGTCACTGAGACCCCCGCAGTGTCTGCGCCTAAGAGCAGTACCGCAAATGTCGCTTCAGAAGCTGCTGCTGCGACTGTTGAGGCGCCCTCGAACGCCACTACTACCGGGTTGGTGTTGGGGTCGCCGTCGGTGTTAAAAGACAATCTGGGCGCTCCAGCGGCGACAGAAAACGGCAGCACTGCCACAATTGCACAGAAGCCAGGAAGTGCTAGCAATGCAGAAACTATCGGCAATAATATCAGGGTTCCTGAGATTTCTCGATCGAGCGCGATCGGGCAAATAAGTCCGATCGACGCGGTGCAGAAAAGAGAAAAAATTCAGGGCCAGGAATTTGAACGTTACTTTGGCAGCAGTCTGGTTCAAAAGTCAATCACGCCGCAAACGATCCGAGATACTCTCAGCAGCGTCAGTCGCTTGACTGGGGTTAAACCGGCGATCGTTTACGTGTGGGCGAAAGAGAATCATTTAGAACTTGTGTTGTTATTGCCAGATGGCAAAAATGTGTTTAAAAGCGTGTCGGCAAGCCGCGAGACGGTGCTGCAAGTTGCTAAAGAATTCACTAATGCTGTCAGAACTCCTAGAAGATTGACTGCTGATGATTACAAGGAACCTGCCCGGGAACTTTACCAGTGGTTGATTGCACCGCTGCAACCAGAATTGGAGGCTAACAAGATTGATACCTTGGTGTTTTCGATGGATGCGGGTTTGCGAACTTTGCCTTTGGCTGCTCTTTTTGATGGCAAACAGTTTTTGGTAGAAAAGTATAGTTTGGGGTTGATTCCCAGTTTGAGTTTGACTGATACTCGCTATGCTGATGTTAAGGGTTCGGAAGTTTTGGCGATGGGTGCGTCGAATTTTCCGGCAAAATACGATCAAAATCCTTTGCCTGCTGTGCCGCTGGAAATATCAACAATTGTGGACAAGATTTGGCCTGGTTCGTCTTTTCTCAACGAAGCTTTTACCTTGGCAAATTTGAAGGACAAACGCAATCAACCCCAATACAAAATTATTCACTTAGCTACTCATGGCGATTTTCAGCCTGGTGGTGCCGAAAATTCTTACATTCAGTTTTGGGATACTAAGTTGCGGTTGAATCAGTTGAGTGAGTTGAAGTTATCTAACCCGCAGGTGGAGTTGTTGGTTTTGAGTGCGTGTACTACGGCGGTGGGAGACGAACAGGCAGAGTTGGGGTTTGCGGGATTGGCGGTACACGCTGGGGTAAAATCGGCTTTGGCGAGTTTGTGGTATGTGTCAGATGCTGGTACTTTGGGGCTGATGACTGAGTTTTACCAGCAGTTGCGCGAGGCGCCGATTAAGGCTGAAGCTTTGCGCCTCGCTCAGTTGGCGATGTTGCGCGGGGAAGTGCGGTTGCAGGATGGTTATTTGGTACGATCAGGCAATAATCAAGCTCTGCCTTTGCCGCCGGAGTTGGCCGCCAGGGGCGATCGTAATTTGTCGCATCCTTATTATTGGGCTGCTTTTACCATGATTGGTTCGCCTTGGTAA
- the coaE gene encoding dephospho-CoA kinase (Dephospho-CoA kinase (CoaE) performs the final step in coenzyme A biosynthesis.) yields the protein MTDRTVRAIGLTGGIATGKTAISNYLADTCKFPILDADIYAREAVHPGSPILDSIVERYGAFILLPDGNLNRPELGNIIFCNPAERQWLEQQIHPYVRRRFVEETQNSIAAFSHVSQNTQSLSTKTQEKQSVIAKKTVLGAKNDTLTVVLVVPLLFEANMTDLCTEIWVVYSSPSVQLQRLMQRDGLSYDRANARINAQIPLAQKCQQADVVLDNSSTLDSLFQQVNAQLS from the coding sequence ATGACAGATCGAACTGTTCGCGCCATCGGTTTAACAGGGGGCATCGCCACCGGAAAAACCGCTATATCTAATTATCTGGCAGATACCTGTAAATTTCCGATTTTAGATGCCGATATCTACGCCCGCGAAGCTGTGCACCCAGGTTCGCCAATACTGGACTCTATTGTAGAACGATACGGCGCCTTTATTTTGCTGCCCGATGGCAATTTAAATCGACCCGAGTTGGGAAATATTATTTTTTGTAACCCAGCCGAGCGCCAGTGGTTGGAACAACAGATTCACCCTTATGTACGGCGCCGATTTGTTGAGGAAACTCAAAACAGTATTGCTGCATTCAGTCATGTATCCCAAAACACACAAAGCTTAAGTACAAAAACTCAAGAAAAACAAAGCGTTATTGCAAAAAAAACCGTTTTGGGCGCCAAGAATGACACATTGACTGTGGTTTTGGTAGTACCGCTGCTGTTTGAAGCTAACATGACGGACTTGTGTACCGAAATTTGGGTGGTGTACTCTTCGCCCTCGGTGCAGTTACAACGGTTGATGCAGCGAGACGGCTTGAGTTACGATCGAGCTAATGCCAGAATTAACGCCCAAATCCCGCTAGCTCAAAAGTGCCAACAAGCTGATGTTGTGTTGGACAACTCGTCAACCCTCGACTCACTGTTTCAACAGGTAAACGCGCAACTGAGTTGA
- a CDS encoding TldD/PmbA family protein — protein MPTSIADSKNLLSDLMARYRNQVDYLAIRLEEAEGTDILLRGEKIETLSEGVSIGGQVRACHKGGWGFASFNRLSTLAERIEEAIAAAKLIGEEETILAPVTPVQDICFLPLTGTDPRLVPLIDKKQLCDRYAAILRSIDPRIATISVRYGDSTQRIILATSEGTMLEQGWADMEMRFAATARSGETVQTGRETTGSRKAYEDLTELETQVRSAAQRAVDSLALPPVQGNTYTVVIDPILSGLFVHEAFGHLSEADMAYENPDILEIMTLGRQFGPKNLQIFDGAAPQGHRGSYFYDDEGTPATTTQLIKDGALVGRLHSRETAGKLGETPTGNARCLNYHYPPIVRMTNTWIERGDTPVADLFSGIKEGVYARNWQGGMTNGEMFTFSAGEAWMIRDGKLDNPVRDVTLSGNVFSTLADIEAIGDDFYWDESGGCGKGGQSGLPVGCGGPSLRIRDVVVGGEAAED, from the coding sequence ATGCCCACCTCGATCGCCGACTCAAAAAATCTGCTGTCAGACTTAATGGCACGCTACCGCAACCAAGTAGATTATCTAGCAATTCGACTCGAAGAAGCCGAAGGAACCGACATCCTGCTGCGGGGCGAAAAAATTGAAACCCTCAGCGAAGGAGTCTCAATCGGAGGCCAAGTCCGAGCTTGTCACAAAGGCGGCTGGGGCTTTGCCAGTTTTAACCGACTTTCCACCCTCGCCGAAAGAATCGAAGAAGCCATCGCCGCAGCCAAACTGATCGGCGAAGAAGAAACGATTCTCGCGCCTGTCACCCCAGTACAGGACATTTGCTTCCTGCCCCTGACAGGAACAGATCCCCGTCTGGTTCCCCTAATTGACAAAAAGCAATTGTGCGATCGCTACGCAGCCATTTTGCGTAGCATAGACCCCCGCATTGCCACCATCTCCGTGCGCTACGGCGACAGCACCCAGCGCATCATCCTCGCCACCTCCGAAGGCACCATGCTCGAACAAGGCTGGGCAGACATGGAAATGCGGTTTGCCGCCACAGCCCGCAGCGGGGAAACCGTACAAACCGGCCGCGAAACCACCGGTTCGCGGAAAGCTTACGAAGATTTAACCGAACTTGAAACCCAAGTTCGCAGCGCCGCCCAGCGTGCCGTAGATTCCCTAGCCTTGCCCCCCGTCCAAGGCAACACTTACACCGTCGTCATCGACCCCATACTCAGCGGATTGTTCGTTCACGAAGCCTTCGGACATCTCTCCGAAGCAGACATGGCTTACGAAAATCCCGATATTTTGGAAATTATGACTCTCGGCCGCCAGTTCGGCCCGAAAAATTTGCAAATTTTTGACGGTGCGGCGCCACAGGGACACCGCGGCAGCTATTTCTACGACGATGAAGGCACTCCGGCGACTACGACTCAGTTAATTAAAGACGGGGCTTTAGTCGGGCGCCTGCACTCGCGGGAAACTGCGGGGAAGTTGGGAGAAACGCCTACGGGGAATGCTCGCTGTTTAAATTATCACTATCCGCCGATCGTCCGCATGACGAATACTTGGATCGAACGGGGCGATACACCAGTTGCGGATTTATTTTCTGGTATCAAAGAAGGAGTTTACGCGCGCAATTGGCAAGGCGGCATGACTAACGGCGAAATGTTTACTTTCAGTGCTGGCGAAGCTTGGATGATCCGCGATGGCAAACTCGACAATCCGGTGCGGGATGTGACTCTTTCGGGTAATGTTTTCAGCACTTTAGCGGATATTGAGGCGATCGGCGACGATTTCTACTGGGATGAATCCGGCGGCTGCGGCAAGGGAGGACAAAGCGGTTTACCCGTGGGCTGCGGCGGCCCGAGTTTGCGGATTCGGGATGTCGTGGTGGGCGGGGAAGCTGCGGAAGATTAA
- a CDS encoding HAMP domain-containing sensor histidine kinase — MNTYFLPTISEILASEALENDLSPFDARLARENSRPKCPGSRGAQRPKAEQEWYGAIATLNQMLAQQKHCVSPNPNSCQGLVLSGPSSVLTEPAVASGFANWIFTSIPDNDAALWSFRARQTLALLPAADEQISAPAAAPALALAIGDPLANEQFCVVLTASFSLVMVLGENAAGIPAFLFSFDPQVVAKAWEVLRRRVTETECLLANSEGGFNLQSHKLTPNSTYKLDALFQQFLPVEPNYQTVTLFTRLLLNNLPVAKEEAGRVKDERVDDSLKGRQNIKCKSAIPYATKEVELLQAIAHEVRTPLATIRTLTRLLLKRPKLDPVVVKRLETIDAECTTQIDRFGLIFRAVEMEMSQAKNSGVQLTAISLGEVLQNSIPRWQKQAIQRNHTLEVIVPQKLPAVVSDPTMLDQVLTNLIENFTRTLRSGSRIQVEVTLAGSQLKLQLESEHLSEGNGEATFGKSANAPLRSIGPLLMVQPETGSLSLNLSVTKNLFRAAGGKLVIRQRPEKGEVMTVFLPLQ, encoded by the coding sequence GTGAATACTTACTTTTTACCGACTATCAGCGAAATTTTAGCCTCCGAGGCCCTAGAAAATGACCTCAGTCCCTTTGACGCGAGGTTGGCGCGCGAAAACAGTCGCCCCAAGTGTCCTGGAAGTCGGGGGGCCCAAAGGCCCAAAGCTGAACAGGAATGGTACGGGGCGATCGCGACTTTGAATCAAATGCTCGCCCAGCAAAAACACTGTGTCTCCCCAAATCCTAATTCCTGTCAGGGATTGGTTTTGTCGGGCCCGTCTTCGGTTTTGACAGAGCCCGCTGTAGCTTCGGGCTTTGCTAATTGGATCTTTACCAGCATTCCCGATAACGATGCAGCTTTGTGGTCATTTCGTGCTAGACAAACTTTAGCTTTGCTGCCGGCTGCCGATGAGCAAATATCTGCGCCTGCTGCTGCGCCTGCGCTGGCTTTGGCGATCGGCGATCCTTTAGCAAACGAACAGTTTTGTGTAGTTTTAACTGCTAGTTTTAGTCTCGTGATGGTTTTAGGTGAAAATGCGGCGGGAATTCCGGCTTTTCTCTTTTCTTTCGACCCGCAAGTAGTCGCCAAAGCTTGGGAAGTTTTGCGGCGCCGCGTCACTGAAACTGAATGTTTGCTGGCTAATTCTGAGGGTGGATTCAATTTGCAATCTCACAAATTAACTCCTAATTCTACTTATAAATTAGATGCGCTATTCCAGCAGTTTTTGCCTGTTGAACCCAACTATCAAACAGTCACGCTGTTCACTCGGTTGTTGTTAAATAATTTACCTGTTGCGAAAGAAGAAGCAGGCAGAGTAAAAGATGAAAGAGTTGATGATAGTTTGAAAGGGCGGCAAAATATCAAGTGCAAGTCTGCAATTCCTTACGCGACTAAAGAGGTGGAGTTGTTACAGGCGATCGCCCACGAAGTCCGCACTCCTTTGGCCACCATCCGCACCCTGACTCGATTGTTGCTGAAACGCCCCAAACTCGATCCAGTGGTGGTGAAGCGCTTGGAAACCATCGATGCTGAGTGCACCACTCAGATCGATCGCTTCGGTTTAATTTTCCGCGCCGTGGAAATGGAAATGTCCCAAGCCAAAAATTCGGGAGTGCAGCTAACAGCAATATCCCTGGGCGAAGTGCTGCAAAATAGCATTCCCCGCTGGCAAAAACAAGCCATTCAGCGCAACCACACTTTAGAAGTTATTGTGCCGCAAAAATTGCCCGCGGTAGTCAGCGATCCGACAATGTTGGATCAGGTTTTAACTAATTTAATTGAGAATTTTACTCGAACTTTGCGATCGGGGAGTCGCATTCAGGTAGAGGTGACTTTGGCCGGGAGTCAGTTAAAGTTGCAGTTGGAATCGGAGCACTTATCTGAAGGTAATGGCGAAGCGACTTTTGGAAAATCGGCCAATGCTCCTTTGCGATCGATCGGGCCTTTGCTCATGGTACAGCCAGAGACAGGAAGTTTGAGCTTAAATTTGAGCGTAACTAAGAACTTATTTCGCGCTGCTGGCGGCAAATTAGTAATTCGCCAGCGCCCAGAAAAGGGCGAAGTGATGACAGTATTTTTGCCACTGCAATAG